The segment TTCTGGCGTGAACACCTATCCACATGACGAGTTCCTATGGGGTCTGAGAGGACAGATCGGTTATGGACAGCATTCTATGAAGTTACTGGGCATGTTTGCGGAGAAAAAGAAAGGTAAAAGCAAAAACAGCAGCCAGTTATGTAGATGTAGGtcgatttcgaaaaatctgcaTCAATTATTACTACTATAAACAattgcaattgttgtgattggttgaattcgtgatattattgttgcaacaatgcattgaagCAAATGGTGAGCTATTGGCGCCAATTCTGTTGTCTTACTCAGaatgtctgcatctttttctttttaacattgctaaaaaaggacggaacatgaattttacattgaAAGACTacattttagtgcacgctactttaaacaataggctcgccaATGTACCTAATTAGCAATaatgtcggccaatcagaggtgattgcaatcgtgtactgtagctgtcattctactaggtatataatatcAACGTTGTTGAGACGTAAAGTCGTACTAAGGATACTTTTGACCGTTGACGGATTTTCGATGTGGTCGAAATCCTAATAAGCCATGATAATTTATTAGCATAAATAATTAGCTAATatctaaatctaaaaaaatcttacctaTTGTGTTATTGTTTTTCTTCATAGAGCATGATTTCACCGAATGCAGCTGGCCGTTCGCATCTCCAGAGGATTTGAACGCGGAAGACGTTGAAACTGCCGATGCTTAGACGTAAAAATAATAGAGCATACTGCATAATAATTcattataatctaaatatatatataaaaggaaatgctggctgattttttattaatcaatctttattttcaaagtaacgtCTTATAATTAATCAACTTTATTAGCCTGGGGATATTTGAATTGGACAACTGTAATGTCTCCCCAGGTATgtttttatcccccgacccaaaaagaggggtgttataagtttgacgtgtgtatctgtgtgtctgtgtatctgtctgtggcaccgtagtgcctaaacgaatgaacctagatttaatttagtttagccTGGGGATATTTGAATTGGACAACTGTAATGTCTCCCCaggtatgtttttaacccccgacccaaaaaggggggtgttataagtttgacgtgtgtatctgtgtgtctgtgtatctgtctgtggcaccgtagtgcctaaacgaatgaacctagatttaatttagtttagccTGGGGATATTTGAATTGGACAACTGTAATGTCTCCCCaggtatgtttttaacccccgacccaaaaagaggggtgttataagtttgacgtgtgtatctgtgtgtctgtgtatctgtctgtggcaccgtagcgcctaaacgaatgaagctagatttaatttagtttagccTGGGGATATTTGAATTGGACAACTGTAATGTCTCCCCaggtatgtttttaacccccgacccaaaaaggggggtgttataagtttgacgtgtgtatctgtgtgtctgtgtatctgtctgtggcaccgtagtgcctaaacgaatgaacctagatttaatttagtttagccTGGGGATATTTGAATTGGACAACTGTAATGTCTCCCCaggtatgtttttaacccccgacccaaaaagaggggtgttataagtttgacgtgtgtatctgtgtgtctgtgtatctgtctgtggcaccgtagtgcctaaacgaatgaacctagatttaatttagtttagccTGGGGATATTTGAATTGGACAACTGTAATGTCTCCCCaggtatgtttttaacccccgacccaaaaaggggggtgttataagtttgacgtgtgtatcctgtgtatctgtctgtggcatcgtagctcctaaacgaatgaaccgattttaatttagttttttttgtttgaaaggtggcttgatcgagagtgttcttagctataatccaagaaaatcagttcagccgtttgaaagttatcagctcttttctagttactgtaaccttcactggtcgggggaatttttaatttacacttgttatcaataaagaagaagaataattagttaattaatagTTTTAGGCGGCtgagaataataaaatatgaggcgGACATTAATTATCAACTTGGCTACCACGTCTCTTTCGGATTTGCAAACGCCCTAGCTTCTCAGCCGCCCATTATATTTGACTTGTATTACAATGAACCAAAagtttaatctatactaatattataaagaggaaacctttgtatttttgtatgtttgtattgaataggctcaaaaacgactggaccgatttcaaaatttattttaccattacttagagggattcttccgaatccgtataggctatattttatcccggaaaatagaaatgtacacccgtgcgaagccggggcgggttgctaTTAGCTATAAaacgctaaaccagacaaatctgtatggtgcaacaagCAGCAttcgatatgcaccgcccgcccttccactgctaaacatgcaggaaaagccagccactaaGCAAGCTGCGTGGtagtggtgcgtattgcttgcttggtggctaagcaatacacaccaccaccacgcagcttgcctggcttttcctgcatgtttagcaatGGGAGGGCGGGCGATACATATCACATGctcatgttgcaccatacagatttgtcgtatagtggattatagcaaattaggcttttggttccttatatCATTGACCACTGATACTACAAACACATTAATAGATTAATTAGAAGAAAAtaatgcctgcttctatacaacactagctgatgcccgcgacttcgttcgcgtggatgtagttttttaaaaatcccttgggaactttttgattttccgggataaaaagtagcctatgtgctaatccagagtataatctatctccattctaaatttcagcccaatccgtccagtagtttttgcgtgaaggagtaacaaacatacacacacacacacacacacacacacatacaaactttctcctttataatattagtgtgaagtgtgatttgatATATAAAACGAGTTATTTCCGTAGCTTAGTCAGCATAGCTTTAGTTTCCCTCATGAATACAACGTCGTCTGCCTGCGCTTTGAACATGACCAGCGCTCGGCTGCGCGATTCAACCTCTGCAACTTGCTCCTGTAGATATTTAGGTAGAAACCCTTCCGGTATATTCAGGCCTAAATACTTTTTCTGAAAAGAGAAATAATGCTTTTTATGGTGACATATCTCATTAGCTGTGgggcctagtggttagaacgtccggctcctaataggaaatcggaggttcgatcccggacacgcacttCTAACCTTTATTCactttgagcctcaatagctcaactgataaaggagtggactgaaaaaccgataggtcgacggttcaaaccccgcccgttgcactattgtcgtatctactcctagcacaagcctgacgcttagttggagaggaaaggggaatattagtcatttaacatggctaatatttaaaaaaaaaaacttttcagttatgtgcgttttaagcaattaaatatcacttgctttaacggtgaaggaaaacatcgtgaggaaacctgcatgcctgagagttctccatgtactcaaaggtgtgtgaagtctgtcgatCCGCATtcggccagcgtggcagactatggcctaaacccttcccattctgagaggagacccgtgctcaatattgggttggcaatgggttgatcatgatatgtcaaaaggaaaaagatttttttttattttatttacataggtacaagttagcccttgattacaatctcacctggtggtaagtgatgatggaagtgggctaacctggaatgggtatggcagttttcgttaaaccttacttttggtttctacacggcaacgtaccggtacgctaaatcgcttggcggcacggctttgccggtatggtggtaactagccacagccgaagcctcccactaggcAAAATACCCTTATAAGAGATACCCTTATAGGACCGCTTCCTTGTCTGTCAATTCGGGGGAAccaaaacttatagggtacgtACTTCCTGATGACTtacatcatgaaatttgacaggcaGCAATGtctttatagcacaaataaagaaaaatacttgaaaaccgtgaatttgtgtttacatcacagaaaaaaacggccaagtgtgagtcagactcgcgcaccgagggttccgtaggcattcgggtatttcttccgacattttgcacgataaatccgCCTTTCAAGTTtcacctgcctttcatgattctagtcaacgggaagtactctataggttttcatgacagacagcaaagtgatcctataaggcttccattttccttttgagatacggaactctaaaaaagagcaaccgtcgaacCATCCGTatgaaaggcattccaaaccagtcgtgatacaattcaaaagtacttgcaaaagtttatttgaataaaaaatatttctacgcTATTCTACTGTAAAGTCAAAGTcacaatcatttattcaaagtaggtacaattgtactctttttgatggtcaaaattgttaaatttgtacgatatagtgctgataattaattacgtaacttaaaactaaagctacgagggttccaaacgcgcccaagtctgagaagagctcacaacaaactcagccgggtaaaaACTTACCATCATTGTCTCACAGCTTTCTTCGTATGCTGACAATTTCTGTTTCGACTGCCTTATATGCTCTTGTATATTATCTGGATTTGGGTTTtgttttaacagattttggATAGAATCTTGCACAAATTTCATATACTGTGCTAATTCGTTGTTTTGTCGATCCAATTTTGCTTGCAACTTGATTTTCTCTTgcttaagttttaaaatttcatattcGTATTCAAGTTTTTTGGACGTTTCCCTAGATTTGTGTAGAGAAACCGATATTGGGTCTAATTCTTGAAGTTGTAGCTCAGTTTGAATTTTTGATAACTGTTTGAGTGGTGCTCGAATTTCTTGTCGTACCTCCTCCAAACTCATGTTCAGTTTCTGTAGGATTTGCGATGCCAGATCCCCTGGAAAAATGGGTAACTAATGTAACCCTAATATTTTTACCATAGTTTTATtctatcactagctgatgcccgcgacttcattcgcgtggatataggtttttcaaatcccgtgggaaccctttgatttgcTATAccttatattatgtttatccatggtataatccacctcaattcaaaatttcagccagatgtgtccaatagtttttgcgtgaaagagtgataaacatacacacaaactttcgccttataatattactagaggatgcccgcgacttcgtccgcgtggatgtaggtttttgaagatcccgtgggaactgtttggttttccgcgataaaaagttgtctatgtcaataacatggacgcaagctacctcggtacctttcatacaaatcggttgagtggatgggtctttaggaatcccgtaggaactctttgattttgagattgaaaatttttaattgtttttgccCTTGGAACATACTGACAAAATCATTATGGCCCTAAGGCTTCAAAGTTTGGAGACCCATGTCCTAAGGCACAAATAGAtagaagaaaatattgtaaccatgaatttgtggttctaTCACAAGAAATTaaagtgctatttcttgtacgaggtaggtacagaaccctttgtgtgtgagtccgactggTTAAGATATTCCATTTTGCGAAAATAaccagaaaataaaacaaagtaaaattattagaaTTTATTAACATTAAACAACAGTACTAACATTAAACTTAAGACTTATAAATTAGACTATACTAAACTTTACACTATTTTCAATCAAActctatttaaatttttaattcaatatttagtttTGGGCCAATGTTTTACACCAAATactaaaatttcaggtttgcaACTCATTTAGTGTATGAGCTAGAGACcggtgacacgcggacagacagacagacagaccaacacAGACATACAGCAGAGTGATATTAATAGGCCTCCGTTGAAACCCTTTGTGTGTGGACTCctgaaaattacaattttatagtTCAATCAATCTTCAAACTAGGAAACTGGACTAAATCCTCAATCCTTTTAGCAACACTCAACAAAACCTGCTCCGACAAATCAGGTCCCATCAACTGTAATGACAATGGTAAGTTGTTACTAGATAACCTAATGGGAATAGATACAGCAGGAATCCCCGCCATATTAGCAGGTTGCGTGCAATAATCCTGCAACGCACATTGGTCTCTATTGTGCCTAGACCTGAAATCCTTATACGATGGAGCTTCTGTCAATGTAGTTGGTGTCAAAAGTAAATCTACAGAATTTGGCCCATTAAAAACCTTATCAAAATCATCAGATATTAATCGGCGTAATTTAAGCGCTTTCAGAAAGTATTTTTCATAATTTCGTGTCAATAAAAAGTAGTTGCCAGCAAAAATTCTTGACCGAACTACTTTGTTAAATCCTTGGCTACGTGTTGTAGCATATAATTCTTCGGTAGAGTAATCCTCTGATGTTCGAAGTCCAAATTCTAAGCCGTCGTACCTTGCCATGTTACTGGCTACTTCACATTGGTTCAAAATTGAATATACAGCTATAGAAACTGATGTATGAGGTAAGCTGATTGTTTTAATCTGACAGCCCTCGTTTTCTAATAAATCAGTAATGTCTCTCCATAAGTCAATGATCTCTGAACTCATGCCTTCACAATGATACTCTTTAGGTATGCCTATCTTGATTTTTGATAAATCAATATCTTTTATTTCTATACTtttaaaaggcttttttattgttgtagaGTCTAATAAATCCGGGCCGGCTATACAATTTAGTATTGCTGTTAAATCTTCAATATTTCGAGCTAGAATACCAGGTACATCCATCGAATTTACCAAAGGTATTAGACCATAACGGGACACTAGTCCATAAGTCGGTTTAAGACCAATAACTCCACATAATGCAGCAGGATTTCTTGTGGATCCACCGGTGTCTGAACCAATGGCTGCGACGCAAGACCCTGTACTCACAGCGACTGCACTACCGCCAGAGCTACCTCCAGATATCTTCCAATCTTCATTATAACACCAAGGGTTGCGCGTTGGACCAAAAATGGAGTCTACAGTACCAGAACCCATTGCAAACTCGTCCAAATTAGATTTCCCGACAAGACAAGCTCCAGAATTAATGAGTCGTGAATAGACCGTCGCGTCGTAGGTCGGCACGAAGTTTCTCAACATTTTCGATGCACAGGTTGTGCGTATATTTTTAGTACAAAAATTATCTTTGACAGCGACCGTTACACCTTCTAAAGGCCTCACTTTCTTATCAATATAAGTCCGTTTCTCACTCTCGATAGCATGGTTTTCGGATATTTCTTCTGTTAGAGTAATAAACGCGTTTAATTCACTTTTTTGTTTCGCCCTCTGAATACACAAATCTACGAAGCTAGTCGGAGTCAGTAACTTTTCTTGAAACGCTTTGTGTATTTCTTTAATTGTATACGACGTTAATTTGTTCATTTTATGTTAGAAATAGATTTCTTAATCACAAATTAGGTTATTTCTGAAGTTATTAGAAAATATTTGGCGACAAAATAGAACTCGATAaccaaatgtcaaaatcaaagtcagtaacttctaaaaaaaactttgaaaccgaaaaaCTTACCGAGAACCCGATCATCCAAGACTTCTCTATCAGCAATAGTTTTGAGTAGCTTTGTATCTTCTTCGTTTTTATCACCTTGACTATCCATGTTTTACTTTTTCTtcgatattatttaaataaattcagAGCAGAGCAGAAAATTATGCAGCGgtacaaattcaaattttttgacATTCGGCATTTCGTTCATCGGTGCAAAAAAGTGCTGCTATAAtcaacaataacttaaaatcaATATTCTTTATTACAATGATTTAATAGCTCTATTCTgagaataaattattaataaagatacaagattatataacattttagtTTCGTgcattttttcatattaaaaaaaaatgcgcttTTCCTCTGTTTCCGaacgaaaattttgaaaacgaatacagattataattaattataatagactTAGGGTAGGACTACATGTGGACTCCGGTTCCGgttctacataatattctttCTAGAGTTTTAGCAAGCACACGTTTGGCTACGTTTCAGCCACGTGTCATCAAAGATAATTCAAGAAAtttatt is part of the Maniola jurtina chromosome 24, ilManJurt1.1, whole genome shotgun sequence genome and harbors:
- the LOC123877745 gene encoding uncharacterized protein LOC123877745; protein product: MDSQGDKNEEDTKLLKTIADREVLDDRVLGDLASQILQKLNMSLEEVRQEIRAPLKQLSKIQTELQLQELDPISVSLHKSRETSKKLEYEYEILKLKQEKIKLQAKLDRQNNELAQYMKFVQDSIQNLLKQNPNPDNIQEHIRQSKQKLSAYEESCETMMKKYLGLNIPEGFLPKYLQEQVAEVESRSRALVMFKAQADDVVFMRETKAMLTKLRK
- the LOC123877741 gene encoding glutamyl-tRNA(Gln) amidotransferase subunit A, mitochondrial codes for the protein MNKLTSYTIKEIHKAFQEKLLTPTSFVDLCIQRAKQKSELNAFITLTEEISENHAIESEKRTYIDKKVRPLEGVTVAVKDNFCTKNIRTTCASKMLRNFVPTYDATVYSRLINSGACLVGKSNLDEFAMGSGTVDSIFGPTRNPWCYNEDWKISGGSSGGSAVAVSTGSCVAAIGSDTGGSTRNPAALCGVIGLKPTYGLVSRYGLIPLVNSMDVPGILARNIEDLTAILNCIAGPDLLDSTTIKKPFKSIEIKDIDLSKIKIGIPKEYHCEGMSSEIIDLWRDITDLLENEGCQIKTISLPHTSVSIAVYSILNQCEVASNMARYDGLEFGLRTSEDYSTEELYATTRSQGFNKVVRSRIFAGNYFLLTRNYEKYFLKALKLRRLISDDFDKVFNGPNSVDLLLTPTTLTEAPSYKDFRSRHNRDQCALQDYCTQPANMAGIPAVSIPIRLSSNNLPLSLQLMGPDLSEQVLLSVAKRIEDLVQFPSLKID